One window of Mangrovibacterium diazotrophicum genomic DNA carries:
- a CDS encoding SBBP repeat-containing protein: protein MKNIVYILTIFCSIQFSPIWAQIDWIKQAGDTQRGDNGFSVAIDSKGNIYSTGNFSGTANFGKDIVVSSSFDSDCYLAKSDKDGNFLWVKTIGGKWGQTGNCVVVDNEDNIVLTGGAGLTTIIENIEYENNRGGGIFLVKYNTNGDLLWHKLYQDKSFADSQTLTTDKENNIVFSGRFENIDFDDNLLTSNGQVDIFLTKLNKDGDFLWTRNIGGNDDDSPSAVLIDSKGEIVLSGEIRNQITIDDKTIVANEYDDVFVSKFSKSGKLIWIKSFGGGHFDRVWDMAIDNLDNIYVTGDFIDSIYVEGKIILPEPNCHSNAYLIKYSSDSKLVWFKKFKSTGSNLGQSVTIDSKGNCYLAGYFYDDIKIGKYLLENTLQEGKGFIAKINKRGKINKAFMLPGEGMTEIWEMRYSQIDNKLVGLGRFSKRIIFSSNLALETENDNDILLLKINTKMKKSR, encoded by the coding sequence ATGAAAAACATAGTATACATATTAACCATATTTTGTTCTATCCAATTTAGTCCCATTTGGGCACAAATTGATTGGATAAAGCAAGCGGGAGATACCCAAAGAGGGGATAATGGATTTTCAGTTGCTATTGATAGCAAAGGAAATATTTACTCTACTGGTAATTTTTCAGGGACAGCTAATTTTGGGAAGGATATTGTTGTATCATCTTCCTTTGATAGTGATTGCTATTTAGCAAAATCAGATAAAGATGGTAATTTTCTTTGGGTTAAAACTATAGGAGGTAAATGGGGACAAACAGGAAACTGTGTAGTTGTCGATAATGAAGATAATATTGTTTTAACAGGAGGTGCTGGACTAACCACAATTATTGAAAATATTGAATATGAAAATAATCGAGGAGGTGGAATCTTTTTAGTTAAATATAATACAAATGGAGATTTATTATGGCACAAATTATATCAAGATAAAAGTTTTGCAGATAGCCAAACGTTAACAACTGATAAAGAAAATAATATTGTTTTTTCTGGGCGTTTTGAAAACATAGATTTCGATGATAATTTACTTACATCAAATGGACAGGTAGATATTTTCTTAACAAAACTTAATAAAGATGGAGATTTCCTCTGGACTAGAAATATTGGAGGAAATGATGATGATAGTCCTTCAGCTGTCTTGATAGATAGTAAGGGAGAAATAGTATTATCTGGAGAAATTCGAAATCAAATTACGATTGACGATAAAACTATTGTAGCAAATGAATATGATGATGTTTTCGTATCAAAATTCAGTAAAAGTGGTAAGTTAATTTGGATTAAATCTTTTGGAGGTGGACATTTTGATAGAGTGTGGGATATGGCAATTGATAATTTAGATAATATATATGTAACAGGAGATTTTATTGATTCAATATATGTGGAAGGGAAAATCATCTTACCTGAACCTAATTGCCATTCAAATGCATATTTGATAAAATATTCAAGTGACTCTAAATTGGTTTGGTTTAAAAAATTCAAATCAACAGGTAGTAATTTAGGTCAATCTGTAACAATAGACTCTAAAGGAAATTGTTACTTGGCAGGGTATTTTTACGATGATATTAAAATAGGAAAATACTTGCTTGAAAATACATTACAAGAGGGAAAAGGATTTATTGCTAAAATAAATAAAAGAGGGAAAATAAATAAAGCATTCATGTTGCCTGGTGAGGGAATGACAGAAATTTGGGAAATGAGATACTCTCAAATTGATAATAAACTTGTTGGTTTGGGGAGATTCTCAAAAAGGATAATTTTCTCATCAAATTTAGCACTTGAAACAGAAAATGACAACGATATTTTATTGTTGAAAATTAATACGAAGATGAAAAAAAGCCGATAA